DNA sequence from the Deltaproteobacteria bacterium genome:
GTTCCGTTCGCATAGTGCTGAGAGAACCAGATTTTGTCACAGTAACTCGAGTTCAGGACGCAGTGAACAGGTTTGTCGGCATTGGAAGAGCCAAAGCTATAGATAGCGCAAGTGTGCTCCTTCCATTAGACGAGCTAACTGCTAAAGCACCGATACATCTAATCGCTAGATTAGAAGAACTTGAAATCGATCCCGACCTCCCGGCACGAGTGGTAATAAACGAGCGGACTGGAACGATAATTATGGGAGAAAGCGTAAGGGTATCTACGGTGGCGCTAGCGCACGGAAACCTAAACATTACGATTTCTTCCGAAACACAAGTCTCGCAACCAAATGCTTTTGGCCAGGGAGCAACGGCCATAGTTGAGCAACAGGACATTGCAGTTGCAGAGGATAGTGGACAGCTAACTATCGTCAAGGAATCGGTAAGTCTTGGCGAGCTCGTAACCGCACTTAACAGCCTGGGGGCAACGCCTAGAGATTTAATAGCTATCTTCCAAGCTTTAAAGAAAGCAGGAGCGCTCCATGCGGAGCTAGTGGTGATGTAGCAAGGAATTACATCTATGTCTAAAATTGAGGCACTTTCTGCCGCTGATTCAGCCTCTATAGCAATGCTATCTCAAGGGACCGCGTCTCTTGAAAAGGCAAAAGTGCTGGCAAATCAAGCAAGTAGCAAAGAGGCTGAAGTTGAAAAGGCCGCTAGCGATTTTGAGGCCCTATTATTGCACCAGATGTTTAAGGTTATGTGGGAGACGGTTGAAACCACGGGACTTTTTGGAGAAAATTCCAACGAAGGGCAAATATATCGGGATATGCTGAATCAGGCGATTGCCGAATCCGCATCCCAAGGAAAAGGCATAGGGGTTAAAGATATGCTAAGAAAAGAACTCACTAAGGCCAATAAAGCATCTGAACGATAACTCAGTATAGGTTATTTGTTAAGCAAACCTAGGCATAACTATTATTAGAGCAAATCTATGCTATAATTAACTTGATAACCTAGTAGCTACGGAGAGACGAAGATGAGAATAAGCGACATTTTTAGAAGACATAGCCTAGACCAAACTACAGCTAAAAATAGCGCACAACAGGCGAAGGACGAGCGCGAGAGTTCTAACAGTAGCGCGATCGCTAGTAACTCTGACGATAGAGTTAGCATCTCACCTATGGCGAGGCAGTTTGCACAAATTTCTAAAATCGTTGCGGAAGACGAAGAAAAACAAAGTTCAAGAGTTGAAGACTTAAAGAGAAAAATTGCTGCGGGTGAATACTCCGTATCGAGTTCAGATGTAGCTAACTCAATTTTATCTTTTGCCAAAGACGAAAACGCTTAATGGATCCGTTTAAGAACTTGCTCCATTGCTTAAAGGCCGAACTTACAAAACAAGAGGAATTCTTGCGGCTTCTCACAAAGGAGCGAACGGCCATAGTAAAATGCGACACAGCGGAATTAGAGAGCACTAACGTAAAAAAACTTGACCTCATTAATGCCGCGCAAGAGCTGGAGAAAAAACGAAACACTATTATCTCCTCACTTCTGTCGAGTGAGCAAACGCTCGAACAGATTAAACTTTCGGAGATCGTCACGAAGTGCCCCTCAGTGGGAACTCAAAGAGAACTCGATAAAATTCGAAGCGATTTAAGAAATATCGTATCGGCAGTCTGCGCGCTCAACGCAGAAAATGCCGACTTAATTAAGAATTCACTTGGACTAGTAACTTCGACTCTGGCAATTGTGCAATGTGCGCCGGGTGGCGATTTGCCAACATACAGTAAGGAGGGCAAACTCTCTAGTCACGAAGAGACTTCTCTAAAACGCAGCAGAACCAGTGCCTAGCCATTATAATTAGGCAGCGATTCATGCAGACTAATTTTCCCCGCTAGCAGGCAAATATTTTCCTCCACCATAATTAATACCTCGCAATCTAACGTCCGGCATTAGACAGCACACGGTCTAACTCCCCGTACATAATGCCTTTTCTAATTCGCTTGTCAATTCAACAGTAAATTGCACACCTCTTGCAATAAAACGAGAAGGGATTCCCGCACGACTATAAACTGCACAGATTAGAAGGAACTAGTAAATCATGGGATCTGGAGGAATAAGCAGTCTCTTAAATATAAGCAAAAGTTCGCTCTTTGCTCAGACTCAAGCAATTCGAGTCATTGGCGACAACATCGCTAACGCCAATGTCGAGGGATATAGCAGAAGACGCGCTAATATTGAGACACTTACTACTAGCGCAGACGCCAACAGCATTTCTCTAGGTAGTGGTGTAAACGTTAGAACGATTTCCCGCCTCGTAGACAAGTTCTTAAGCAGTCAGATTCACTCAGCGACTTCGGATCGGGCAAAAAGTGAAATACGCGATGAATTACTATCGCGTGCCGAAGGCCCTTTTTCCCTAGAAGACACGGTAGGGCAAATTGGTTTCCAATTATCGGAATTCTTTAGTTCTCTAGACGACCTATCTGCCGATCCGGCAAACATGAGCTTGCGACAAAATGTCATCGAACAGGGCGCAAGCCTTTCACAAGCTATTCAGTCTTCGTACGAATCTATAGCGAGTTTACAAAGGGAGGCCGACAATCGAATTGGATTAGTAATTGGCGAAGTTAACAGCATGACCGCCGACATTGCTGAGTTAAATACGCAAATAAGCACACTGGAAATCTCGGAGCAGGAAGCTTTAGCTCTGCGAGACAAAAGAGACCAACTATTAAAGGAACTATCCGAAAAGCTTTCGATTAACTCAGTAGAAAATGGCGATGGAACTGTCTTGGTTTCACTTAGCAACGGATTTACGCTTGTAAATGGCTCAAGCGCTAGAGCTTTGGACTTCACTGCGTCGCCAAGTTTTGCTCCCGTTAGCGGCTATCCACCTGGCTTAGACAACAGCGCCCTTCGCCACATAGTTTATGACTACGACTCTAGCTCGACGACGGAACATATAGATTTGACAAGCGTCATCGGAACCGCTGGCGGCGAACTCGGTGGCCTACTAAGCCTTCGCGGTATTCAGTCCGATACCGACACTTCCGCCTTTGATGCAAGCGGCGACTTGGTATTAATTGGCGCTCGCATAGAAGCGGTCGCAAGAGATCTACTAGTGCGCTTCAACCAAACCTACCTAGGCCCGGTGGACGAAGATCCAGTCACAGCGGGATTTCAAGCTTCCTCAGTAGATCTTAACGGCAATAATCCCTCTCCATTTGGACTTTTTACCGTTGCTGGGGCAAGCGATGACGATGCCGACGGTCTCCCCAGTATTGCGGACCTTCAAGCATCCACCAGCTTCGTCGGATATGCTAGCGCAATTTCGTTTAACATATCCGATCCGGCTAATATCGCCGCGGCAATTGACTTGGATACAGCGACGAGCGGCTCCACTCCATTTGGCGATGCAGACAACACAAATATTAGAAATTTGGTCGCGCAAAGAAATGTAGAAACTAACTACAGCGTGGGAGCATTCTCGGCAACTGCTACACTTGAAGACCTTTACAACACGACAGTAACCTATGTTGGAAGCCAAGCTAGTTCTGCTGCTACAAATTTAGCAATTAACACAACCAGAGAAGAACAGGTTCTTGCATTGCAGCAAAACACCTCAGGGGTAAGTCTCGATGAAGAATTCGCTCAGTTAATCAAATTTCAAAGAGCCTACGAGGGATCTGCCCGAATGATTCAAGTTGGAGACAACCTATTACAAGAACTAGTTCGGTTACTTGGGTAACAAGACAGGGGGTTAACAAATGCGAGTTACAGACGCTCAAATAACTAGATCCTTTATTGCGCAAATTTATAGGCAACGAAACGCTTTAATTGACGTTCAACGAGAAGTGTCGAGCGGTATTCGCGTCGCTAATCCTAGCGATGATCCGGCCCATGCTGGCACTATAGCTCAATTTCAAAGCTCTCTTCAGCGCTTTGAGCAACACAAAGAACGGATGTCGTACGTAACAAATCTGCTGCAGCAGCAGGAGAGCATTCTTGCCTCCTCTGGCGACCTTCTTATTAGGGCGAGAGAACTAGCTCAACAGGGCGCTAATGAGACTCTTTCCGAGGAACAACGCAGGACTCTAGGAGATGAGGTATTTCAGTTAAGAGATGCTCTGGTATCCCTTGCAAACTCTAAAGTACAAGGTCGATATATTTACGGTGGAGCCGATGACGACGACCCGCCATTTGATTCCGCAACATACGTAAACCCCGCTACGGGCGCGGCGAGTGAAAGATGGGTATTTGATTCTGCCGACGCCGGGCAAGACGTTACTAGGGAAGTGAGCATAACTGATAGTTTAAGCGTGAGAGTTAGCACTTCTGGCCAGGACGTGTTTGAGAACTCGATTGCAGCACTTGAGCGCCTAGGTCGTGCACTAACAGGATATCGCACAGAGCCCGAAGACCTCTCGACATTGCCAGATGGAAACGGCGTAGCCTTTAACTTTCCCGCCGAATACCAAGAACAAACGGAGGATATCTTAGAAGCACTCGATCTAGTCGAAAGCGGAGCCGACGAGGTTAAAACCGAGAGAGCTAGTATCGGCAGTAGGCTCTCGAGAGTCCAAGTAGCTTCCGAAATCATGGATATCGCAACAATCGACACCCAAACGGCCAGGCAGGCTGTCCAGGACGCAGACATCTTTGAAGCAGCCTCAAAGCTCGCCAACTTTCAAACTAACCTCGAAGCAACTTTGGCCAGCGGCGCTCAACTTTCGCGCCTTTCGCTGATGGATTTCATCTAACTTTTTGATTGCCAGCATCTAGCTAACGGTAGTAACCATTAGGTTTTATATGTATCGTTTTACTAGAAATTGCACTAGCCTCTTTTGTATACTGTTTCCAAAAAGTAAGTTAAATATTTTACTTTTTGGAAACAGTATTTGTTGTTTATTGGCAAGTGCTTACGCACTTGCTGTTTATAGCATTTACAAAAATCCTTTTTGTAAATGCTATAAATTTTGCTGCCTTGCGCTAGTGGTTCTTGTTTGCCCGTCACTTGCACTAGCTGGCAAAGGAGAAATAACAGCCGTAGAAACTAGCATCGATCTCGGTGCAAACGGCGATGCAACAGTAATGTATTACGTAAGCTGGAGGGTTTTATCAGGCGAATTTCACGGTTTTTACTTTAGCGGAAACGACCGCCTCGAAATCAGTGGCTTCCTCGATCACAGTTATGCTCTCGACTCATTTGGGAAAAGGCACAAGTTAGATATTTCGTGGGAGGGCCGCGACAAGTGGGATATCGTACTTGCTAACGGCGAGGGTGTTTCATCGGGCGATGTTCATTTCTTTCTCTTCTTTCGCAGTAATTTTAGCCGAGCGGGGTATTTAGCCCACACTAAGGCGGGGGACAAGGACTTAGCGGTGTTTAATTGGGCTCCCGTCGAATGGGATGAAGTTGCTCCAAAGAGCCATTATACCCTACGCATTATATTTCCACATCAAGTATCAAGTGGAGTTAATTTGCGTTCTTATGTAGATAACAGGCAATTACTCCTAACCGAACCCTGGGTAAATGAGAACTACGCGATTGACTTTTTTAGGGGTGGAACAAATAACGATGGGCTGGGAGTTCTCTTTCACAAGGAGAATCCGGGCAATCACTTTCACATGAGAGTCCAATTTTACCTGCCGTATGAGTGGTTTAATTTTCCACAAACATATGCCTCAAAACTCACTTCTGAGTTACCTCTGCATAACAAAGTTGCATTAGGAGTTGGATTTGCATTAGTTGGCATGGGATTTATTTTTGTATTTCTTGGCAAGCAACACTCCCTATTAGCAGCCCACAAGGGTTTAAATGACATCCGTTGGGAGAACATAGATTGGACCCCACCAAAACTCGAGCTATCGACATTTCGCATAAAGGGGAAAGTGTGCAAGGATCTCTCTCCCCTCGAAGCAGCGTTCTACCTGGAAATTCCTTTGAAGCGCATTTTAAGCGGGATGCTTAGCTCCCTTGAGGAAGAAGGGTTTTTGAAAGTAATCTCCCAGTCGCCTCTTAAAGTGCAAACACTTAGGAGCAGTTATGAAGGCACTGGAACTGAGTACAGCGGATACGAGCAATATTTCTTAAACACTCTACACGACGGAGACTTTTCGCAGGACGAGCTAGAGTCTCTGATGAATACCATCATCAAAAACATTCAAAAGAAAGCTTGGGACTGCGACATAGAAGCTACGAAAGCCTATTATGGCACTTTAGTGCACGATGCCATCGGAAAGAACACTGCTCAGGATATATTCCTTCAAGATGAGGCATGGCACCAGTGGTACCACCGATCCTCTTACCGACGAGATTTGTCGCGCGATCGAGCTAATCCATACCGCTATGAGCATGTTATGCCGGTTACCGTGGATCATTTGCTACAAGGGGTCGGAGTAAATGCCGATATGACTGCTTGTCACGATGCCTGTCATTCGGCTTGTCACTCCGCTTGCCATTCCGCCTGCCATTCAGCCTGCCACTCGGCTTGCCATTCAGCTTGCGTAAGTGGAGGTTCACATTGAGGTGACAGTTCTATGCTGACGAGAGTTTTTAAACGGTTTACTAAGCCTTCTAAGCAGAACCCTAACCTTGACGAAGTGATTAGCGGCATTAACCTTTCTTGGGTCGATGAGTTCATAGAAAATGTTCGGCCATACGTTTTCGTTAGAACAGAAGATAACATTTTAATAAAGCGCCCCAACAACGCGGTAAAGTTAAATCCATCGGGCGCTAAATTTTTGAAATTCCTATTGGAGGGCCATAAGCTACATGAACTCCTTAGGGCGGTTGATTCCGATGTAGCTAAATTAAAACAGCTTGAAGAATTCCTGCGAGCCGTTAGATTGCATTTGGAAAACAAGCTGGATCCTCTTGTCCATATGCCCGCAGTGGAGATCCTTCCTTTCGACATGAGTTTTAGTGAGTATCCAGTTTTGTCAGAAATCGCGCTTACGTATCGCTGTAACCTTCGATGTAAATT
Encoded proteins:
- the flgL gene encoding flagellar hook-associated protein FlgL, producing MRVTDAQITRSFIAQIYRQRNALIDVQREVSSGIRVANPSDDPAHAGTIAQFQSSLQRFEQHKERMSYVTNLLQQQESILASSGDLLIRARELAQQGANETLSEEQRRTLGDEVFQLRDALVSLANSKVQGRYIYGGADDDDPPFDSATYVNPATGAASERWVFDSADAGQDVTREVSITDSLSVRVSTSGQDVFENSIAALERLGRALTGYRTEPEDLSTLPDGNGVAFNFPAEYQEQTEDILEALDLVESGADEVKTERASIGSRLSRVQVASEIMDIATIDTQTARQAVQDADIFEAASKLANFQTNLEATLASGAQLSRLSLMDFI
- a CDS encoding flagellar protein FlgN, with protein sequence MDPFKNLLHCLKAELTKQEEFLRLLTKERTAIVKCDTAELESTNVKKLDLINAAQELEKKRNTIISSLLSSEQTLEQIKLSEIVTKCPSVGTQRELDKIRSDLRNIVSAVCALNAENADLIKNSLGLVTSTLAIVQCAPGGDLPTYSKEGKLSSHEETSLKRSRTSA
- a CDS encoding rod-binding protein, which encodes MSKIEALSAADSASIAMLSQGTASLEKAKVLANQASSKEAEVEKAASDFEALLLHQMFKVMWETVETTGLFGENSNEGQIYRDMLNQAIAESASQGKGIGVKDMLRKELTKANKASER
- the flgM gene encoding flagellar biosynthesis anti-sigma factor FlgM; protein product: MRISDIFRRHSLDQTTAKNSAQQAKDERESSNSSAIASNSDDRVSISPMARQFAQISKIVAEDEEKQSSRVEDLKRKIAAGEYSVSSSDVANSILSFAKDENA
- the flgK gene encoding flagellar hook-associated protein FlgK codes for the protein MGSGGISSLLNISKSSLFAQTQAIRVIGDNIANANVEGYSRRRANIETLTTSADANSISLGSGVNVRTISRLVDKFLSSQIHSATSDRAKSEIRDELLSRAEGPFSLEDTVGQIGFQLSEFFSSLDDLSADPANMSLRQNVIEQGASLSQAIQSSYESIASLQREADNRIGLVIGEVNSMTADIAELNTQISTLEISEQEALALRDKRDQLLKELSEKLSINSVENGDGTVLVSLSNGFTLVNGSSARALDFTASPSFAPVSGYPPGLDNSALRHIVYDYDSSSTTEHIDLTSVIGTAGGELGGLLSLRGIQSDTDTSAFDASGDLVLIGARIEAVARDLLVRFNQTYLGPVDEDPVTAGFQASSVDLNGNNPSPFGLFTVAGASDDDADGLPSIADLQASTSFVGYASAISFNISDPANIAAAIDLDTATSGSTPFGDADNTNIRNLVAQRNVETNYSVGAFSATATLEDLYNTTVTYVGSQASSAATNLAINTTREEQVLALQQNTSGVSLDEEFAQLIKFQRAYEGSARMIQVGDNLLQELVRLLG